One window of the Pyrus communis chromosome 17, drPyrComm1.1, whole genome shotgun sequence genome contains the following:
- the LOC137722968 gene encoding phosphate metabolism protein 8-like has translation MEFDDRFMQAQRTKYECLLFDLDDTLYPYSSGIATACRINIEDYMVEKLGIDRSIIPELGNLLYKNYGTTMAGLRAIGNDFDYDEYHSFVHGRLPYDNIKPDPVLRSLLLNLPYRKIIFTNADKIHAAKALSRLGLEDIFEGIICFETLNPIHKNTVSDDEDDIEFVGLSSTTSITSSSQNFDIIGHFATPNPTSKLPKTPIVCKPSEDAIERALKIANINPQRTLFFEDSVRNIQAGKRVGLQTVLVGTRQRVKGADFALESIHNLREAIPELWEADRKSEVGYSGKVAVETSVTA, from the exons ATGGAATTCGACGATCGATTCATGCAGGCTCAGAGGACAAAGTACGAATGCCTTTTGTTCG ATCTTGATGATACACTGTATCCCTATAGTAGTGGGATTGCCACAGCATGCAGAATCAATATAGAAG ATTATATGGTTGAAAAGCTTGGCATTGACAGGAGCATAATCCCTGAGTTGGGTAACCTTCTGTACAAGAATTATGGAACAACAATGGCTGGTCTCAGg GCAATTGGCAATGACTTTGACTACGATGAATATCACAGTTTTGTCCATGGAAGACTACCTTATGACAACATAAAACCCGACCCGGTTTTGAGGAGCCTCTTGCTGAACCTGCCTTACAGGAAAATT ATTTTCACAAATGCGGACAAGATCCATGCTGCCAAAGCACTAAGCAGGCTTGGATTGGAAGACATTTTTGAAGGGATTATCTGCTTTGAGACCCTCAATCCGATTCACAAAAACACTGTCTCTGACGACGAAGATGACATCGAATTCGTGGGATTAAGCAGCACTACCTCCATTACAAGCAGCTCTCAAAATTTTGACATCATTGGCCATTTTGCTACACCAAACCCCACTTCCAAACTACCCAAAACTCCAATCGTCTGCAAACCATCTGAAGACGCCATCGAACGGGCTCTCAAGATAGCCAACATCAACCCTCAAAGAACA TTGTTCTTTGAAGATAGCGTCCGCAACATACAAGCTGGCAAAAGAGTGGGACTTCAAACTGTACTG GTTGGCACACGTCAGAGAGTAAAAGGTGCAGATTTTGCTTTGGAAAGCATTCACAACCTTAGAGAAGCAATACCAGAGCTTTGGGAGGCTGATAGGAAATCTGAAGTCGGTTACTCTGGGAAGGTTGCTGTAGAGACATCAGTCACAGCTTAG
- the LOC137722035 gene encoding uncharacterized protein produces MNLIGTPAELEEIAAHLKSKIEMKDLGKTRYYLGLEIEHYSDGILVHQSNYTQKVLRCFNEDKVKLSSTPMVVRTLDAKRNPFCPKEDEEEILEPEIPYLSVIGLKEVMGHIRSTNGLTSVVDFPTMIFEDNAACIDQLKKGYIKGDNTKHIAPKFFYLHQQHQHQNIKVKQIHSQDNLADIFTKSLPESTFQKLVQGIGMRKLSELNRL; encoded by the exons atgaacctcattgggACTCccgcagagcttgaggaaattgctgcACACTTGAAATCGAAaattgagatgaaggatcttgggaaaactcgatattaTCTCGGCCTGGAGATTGAGCATTATtcagatggaatcctagtacatcaatcgaactacacccaaaaggtgttgcgttgttttaatgaggataaagtgaagcTTTCGAGTACACCCATGGTCGTTCGGACTTTAGATGCTAAACGAAATCCCTTCTGTCCAAAGgaagatgaggaagagattttggaacccgaaATTCCTTACCTAAGTGTAATTGGG CTGAAAGAAGTTATGGgacatattcgaagcactaatggtcttacatcagtcgttgactttcctacgatgatctttgaagacaatgcagcatgtatcgaCCAGctaaagaagggatacatcaagggagacaacaccaagcacatagcgcCAAAGTTCTTTTACTTGCACCAGCAGCATCAACATCAGAACAttaaagtcaagcaaatccattCCCAAGACAACTTGGCCGATATCTTTACTAAGTCATTGCCCGAGTCTacatttcagaagctcgtccaaggaatcggtatgcgtaaattatctgagttgaatcgtTTGTAA